The Gemmatimonadetes bacterium SCN 70-22 DNA segment TCGCGCATGTTCGCCAGCAGGTCGGCGATGCGGTCGACCAGGGCGTACCCCGCGGCGCGGAAGCGCTCCGGGGGAATCTCGATCGGCGCGTGCCGATCCTGCGGCGAACGTTCGTCCATCGTCTCCTACGCGGGTTCCATCTGGTGACTGGGGGTCGAGCGCGAGAGGGCCATCTCTTCCTCCGTCATGTCGGCGGCGACGCCGTCGAACAGCGGAGTGGAGAGGTAGCGCTCGCCGGTATCGGGGAGCATGCAGCACAGCACCGAGCCGGGAGCGGCCTTCTCCGCCAGCTGCATCGCGACGGCGAACGTGGCGCCGCCGGAGATGCCGGTGAAGATCCCCTCCCGTTGCGCGAGCTTGCGCGACCACTCCATCGCCACCGGCCCCGAGACCGGGACCAGCTCGTCGTAGTAGTGCCGGTCGACCGATTCCTGCAGGACGTGCGGAATGAAATCCGGCGTCCACCCCTGGATGGGGTGCGGCTGCCAGGCCGGGTGGCTGGCGGCCGGCGAGTGGTCGGTCCCTCGCTCCTGCGCAATCCCGCTGCCAAGGAGTTGCGCATTTTCCGGCTCGGACAGGACAATGCGCGTGTTCGGGCGCTCCCGCCGCAGGACGCGCGCGACGCCGGTGACCGTGCCTCCCGTTCCATAGCCGCTGATCCAGTAGTCGAGCCGTTCGCCCGCGAAGTCCGCCAGCAGCTCGCGCGCCGTGGTGTTCTCGTGGATCGTGGCGTTGTCGGGCGTCTCGAACTGGCGAGCGAGGAACCAGCCGTTGGCGTCGGCCAGCTCCCTGGCCTTCTGGTACATCCCCACGCCCTTCGCCGCCCGGGGCGTCAGCACGACCTTCGCCCCGAGGAAGCGCATCAGCTTGCGGCGCTCGATCGAGAAGGAGTCGGC contains these protein-coding regions:
- a CDS encoding cysteine synthase; this translates as MTSNGSRRTEGQGRLYDSVVDTIGNTPCIRINHLAPAHVRLYVKAEYFNPAASVKDRLAISIIEEAERRGDLKPGQTVVEATSGNTGIGLAMVCAAKGYPLVVTMADSFSIERRKLMRFLGAKVVLTPRAAKGVGMYQKARELADANGWFLARQFETPDNATIHENTTARELLADFAGERLDYWISGYGTGGTVTGVARVLRRERPNTRIVLSEPENAQLLGSGIAQERGTDHSPAASHPAWQPHPIQGWTPDFIPHVLQESVDRHYYDELVPVSGPVAMEWSRKLAQREGIFTGISGGATFAVAMQLAEKAAPGSVLCCMLPDTGERYLSTPLFDGVAADMTEEEMALSRSTPSHQMEPA